CATCCGCACGCGCCTGGGCGGTGCGGGGCCCTCACAAGAATGCGGTGCCACACGTCCGTCCAGCCCCCCGCCTCACCGAGCGGGGACACGAAGGCGGCAGGGGGGCGGGACGTCCCCTGCAGGCACGGGCAGTGGAagcaacgagagaggggggcacaaGGCCGCTGGGGCCATTCGCAGCCAAAATGCAAGCCAGACGGTGCACTGGCAGGTAGTGCACAGGCCGCACCCCCACTGGACAAGGAGTGCTCCATCGCCCCGCCGACCTCGTCGCGCCGCGGGGCCCGGACGAAcgcgcgcatacacacagacatgaCGGCAGCAGGCAGACGCGCGAGACGATACGCCCCTCCACAGCGACTGGCGCACTCACCGGCCAGCGTAGGACGGAGAGACGGGTAGGGGGgttgagggaggggggtccaAGGAAGCGGGAGGGCGTCGCCGGCACTCGCTTGTCTACGAGAGCGCCTCTACAGAACACAAtcaaacagagaaaagagagggcgcGCAACTCAAGTCAGGAGGtaaagagaggagaacagAAAAACGAGAGTAGGGAACAGGAGCTGCGATTCAGCCGCCCTAATGTGACTGCCTTATACATCCATATACATCTGCAGAGCTACATacatgcatacacacagaggccACTCCAAGCCTCATCATCCAACAACGCAGAGACCCCCGACAGCGGCAGATACGCCTCatcaccgctgcggcactgTACATCACACGACTACACACCACCCCATGAAGATGCCCGCTCGAGGCTGTAGCTGCGGAGAATATATATCCTTCCATAAACCTCAGCGCCTCTGACACACCGCCCACACATACAGCACACATCAACGCTCATCAGCGTGGCAGCcacgccttctcctcttcattCCCCGACAACAACATCCCACATCTACGTCCTCAGCATACGAAGGTCGCGCACCGCGGACGGCACTCcggagcgcggcggcgctgtcatCCCCGAaggccgcggcgccgcgccgcccacGCCACAGCCACCCACGCCCACAAGCGGGTTCAGCGCCCCACCAGCGCCAACGTCCGGCATGTcgcccgccaccacggcccCGCCGTTGCCCATCCGCTGGCGGGCCTGCGACACCGTCGCAATCCGAAGCGCTAGGCGGTTCATCAGCCCCTGGCAGtagtcctcctcgctcacaGCACGgctccgcggcggcgcaccaaCGCCCCACttgctcagcagcggctgcagctcgcgcacgcgctgcGCTACGGGGTACGGCGCAAAGCAGCTCGTCAGCACCAAGGCGatgccagcagcagggccGCTCATCGTGCCCAcagacgacagcagcgcaccagcagcactcgAGGCCGTCTCCGTCGCCGTCTCGTCCGGCAGGATCGCCTCGATCTccgtgcgcagcgcagcgtgaCGGCGCCCAGGCACAGCGTCCATCTGGAACATCTCCACCGCGAACGGCACACCGCGCAGCCCCTGCCGTCCCATCGCGGTGTGCGCAGCACCCGCGCGCTCCTCGTTCGACAGCGCCCACCACGCCGTCTCCGTCGCGACAACCTGCCCGCCATTCGCAACAGCCTCCGTGCGCGCAGCCATGTTCGGCGCGTCGCCGTAGTAGTCGTACCCCTTCGTCACCTCGTCGTACCGGATGTCGCACAGCCCGGTGTGgacccccacacgcacgcgcagcccGCACCACACCGCGGCgtactcctcctcgctcagccGCGCAGTCGGCGGCACGTAGTCGTCATCAGCGTCCGCGCGCGCAAGCTCGAACTCGCGGTACGCAGCGTCGATGGACACCGTCCCCCAGTCGTGCCCCAGCAGCTTCGTCTGGATCTCGCACGCAAGCCTCACAGCGCTGTGCGCGCTCTTGCACGCAATCATGAACGAGTCGCCGATCGTCTTCACCTCGTAGCACCCGTGCTTCGCGATCAGCTGCCGGATcacgcggtggtgcgccacAATCGCGTCAGCcatcagctgcggcagcacggcCCACAGCGCAGTGCTGCTCTCGATGTCCGTGAAGACCAGCGTCACCGGCTCGTCACCGTCCTTCGGCGCCGCGTCGTTGTCCCGGTTGTCCATGCAGCAGTACAGGAGCAGCCCAACAGCTGCAATCGACGCGACAACAAGCAGCACGACGCCGGCAATGATGCCGTTGCGCTCCGCAGGCGTCAGCGCACTCGACGCCACGCGAGGCCTGTACACCAAGGACGGCGTCATCGGAGCCGTCAGCTGCGGCACCCGCGGGTCCAGCATCCTCTGCACGGAGAGCATCGCAATGCTCTGCGCGCCGTAGTTTTCGTATATGCAGTCATCACCGCTCGCCGTCGTGGTGCAGCCCCACTCAAAGGGGCCAAATACCATGTTGTGTGTGGTGAATGTACTGCGCATGTACAGCTCGCCCGCGAGTAGCTGTGTGTGCGGAACACTCACTTTAGCAATGAGCTCCCCAATAAAACTGGCGGTCACTAGGTCGCGTAGCAGAGACGGCGTGTGGTTGCTAGGATCGGGGAACCTTCTGTGGAAGAGCTTAAGGACCGGTGAGTCAGCCTCTGCCGCTGGCGACGTATCGCTCCAGAGCGGCAGGCTGTTGAACGAGATCAGTCTCGATTGTACGGATGATGGCTGTATGGAAAGGGCCGCAATAAGCTCCGTGTAGTGCATCGCCAGGTCATCGAAGCATACTACGATAATGGCAGCGGGATTCGCAGCAAGGAAGGTCGCCATCCTAGAACCGTCTCCGTCGGTCATGCCAACGACAACGTTAATGCCCTTTGGAGAAACGATGCCAGTCAAGCTCTCCGTGAGGGGAACGCGGATAATGAACGGGTCCGGAAGGTTAAATGTGCCTGCTGTCTTGCAGAAGAGATCTGAAATTGTATCTGCCTCGTCTGCCGAATACCCTCGCAGAGTCACCCTCGTGTCCGTACCGGCGGACACAGCGGCGCGCACAGCGTCGATTTTGAAGTACAGCAGGAAcatctgctgctccagcgtcGGCATCAGGTACACGTAGTTGCGCTTCTTCGTCAGCAGGTGTGGGCGGGTGTAGAGCGGACTCACCACGAAGGTGTTGCCCACGTCGAGTGTGCGCCGCATGGGCCCAGCAACGATATCGACAGAGTAGTTCCCTACCTCCGCATCAAACAGccgttgtgctgctgccatcgTCATACTCAGAGAGAGTCTATTCACACTGTGGCGCTTGCAGGAGTCATCCTGGACAGCGTCGGGTGCGATGGCGGTCATCTGCACGCCTGCCTCCATTAGCTTCGGAGAGTCCAGGTGCATGAGGATCAACACAGTCGCCGCTTTTATGACCTCAGCCTTGGATGAGTTGCACGCTGACTGAGGGTACGTGAAGAGCGAGTCAGGCAAGATGTCCCACGAGGCGTCCTTCAAGACCGTAAGGATCGCCGCGCGCCCGCCTTGGTTGCAGTAACACGTTGCACCCAAGTACTGCGCGAGTGGCTCGCACGAACCGCCATAGTCTCCCAGCACGTAGTCGCCGCCGATCATGAACCGGTTTTGGTTAAACAGACCAGCTTTGTACGCTGATCGGCTCACGATCCAGTCGGGCCGCTCAAGCGTCTGCTGCACAAGGGTTCCGGACACCCAACCCAGCACCATCAGCTGCGCAAGATCCGGATGTGCTTCCAAGAATGTCTCCACAGTGAAATTCCGAGTACGCGGCATCGCAGACATCAACGTGGGCGCTAGTGTCTCCACCGTTTCGTCGTCGGGTGAGTAGTCGAAGCTGCCCGAGTTTTCGATGTAGTTACGCATCTGTGTCTTGAACACCTTGATGTATTTTGATATCTGGTCAGACACCGGCGACTCTGTGGCACTCACGAGTATCTGGCCATCCCTTGACACAATGCTGCCCGAGTTCAGCAGACGCTTGTGAAGATGAAACATGAGCCGCTGCATCATCGAGCAGGAGATAATGTACGCTGATGAAGTACGCGAATCTGTCAGCGCCTTTTCGAGGAAACGAGCCACCTGCTTTCCGGGAGCAGTCCACACAATGATCAcctgcgggtgtgtgtccgCCATCGCATCAAACGCGTTCTGATCAACTTCCGCGTTGATCGCTGAGAGCGGTGCAGCATACACCGCCGCCGGGTCGCGTAAGAGGGACGCGAGCGTGAGCT
This genomic interval from Leishmania braziliensis MHOM/BR/75/M2904 complete genome, chromosome 17 contains the following:
- a CDS encoding receptor-type adenylate cyclase a, giving the protein MYIRPLHSGCRRCGGAGDHAARLASQWRTAALLVTAAFTSVLFFSPSWVQAGITNAADLEPVYLLNTMYATDAFVEDDAKALWKGMDMAFYNSGYKAAGGRPIKILHPDPVQDSLNDTEAVILHALHRQEKLLAVLGPYMDTCLTVALNSVDVVKSELMLLGPFTGSSTVRTWSDSVYFTRAEPMIELKVVMMHVINTIRARRVAFMHLTGAHFGEEELLYMQLTLASLLRDPAAVYAAPLSAINAEVDQNAFDAMADTHPQVIIVWTAPGKQVARFLEKALTDSRTSSAYIISCSMMQRLMFHLHKRLLNSGSIVSRDGQILVSATESPVSDQISKYIKVFKTQMRNYIENSGSFDYSPDDETVETLAPTLMSAMPRTRNFTVETFLEAHPDLAQLMVLGWVSGTLVQQTLERPDWIVSRSAYKAGLFNQNRFMIGGDYVLGDYGGSCEPLAQYLGATCYCNQGGRAAILTVLKDASWDILPDSLFTYPQSACNSSKAEVIKAATVLILMHLDSPKLMEAGVQMTAIAPDAVQDDSCKRHSVNRLSLSMTMAAAQRLFDAEVGNYSVDIVAGPMRRTLDVGNTFVVSPLYTRPHLLTKKRNYVYLMPTLEQQMFLLYFKIDAVRAAVSAGTDTRVTLRGYSADEADTISDLFCKTAGTFNLPDPFIIRVPLTESLTGIVSPKGINVVVGMTDGDGSRMATFLAANPAAIIVVCFDDLAMHYTELIAALSIQPSSVQSRLISFNSLPLWSDTSPAAEADSPVLKLFHRRFPDPSNHTPSLLRDLVTASFIGELIAKVSVPHTQLLAGELYMRSTFTTHNMVFGPFEWGCTTTASGDDCIYENYGAQSIAMLSVQRMLDPRVPQLTAPMTPSLVYRPRVASSALTPAERNGIIAGVVLLVVASIAAVGLLLYCCMDNRDNDAAPKDGDEPVTLVFTDIESSTALWAVLPQLMADAIVAHHRVIRQLIAKHGCYEVKTIGDSFMIACKSAHSAVRLACEIQTKLLGHDWGTVSIDAAYREFELARADADDDYVPPTARLSEEEYAAVWCGLRVRVGVHTGLCDIRYDEVTKGYDYYGDAPNMAARTEAVANGGQVVATETAWWALSNEERAGAAHTAMGRQGLRGVPFAVEMFQMDAVPGRRHAALRTEIEAILPDETATETASSAAGALLSSVGTMSGPAAGIALVLTSCFAPYPVAQRVRELQPLLSKWGVGAPPRSRAVSEEDYCQGLMNRLALRIATVSQARQRMGNGGAVVAGDMPDVGAGGALNPLVGVGGCGVGGAAPRPSGMTAPPRSGVPSAVRDLRMLRT